A genomic stretch from Styela clava chromosome 5, kaStyClav1.hap1.2, whole genome shotgun sequence includes:
- the LOC144422711 gene encoding suppressor of IKBKE 1-like, with the protein MTKYRQQMMKFTKHQNIQITENAYQAEKQYQEENMELIDKIHEMADVMRHAADVDDEQYLRDYEELSRLQTENDILREMLMISKSSFG; encoded by the exons ATGACCAAGTACAGACAGCAGATGATGAAATTTACAAAGCACCAAAA CATCCAGATCACTGAAAATGCTTATCAAGCAGAAAAACAATATCAAGAAGAGAATATGGAACTCATTGATAAG ATCCACGAGATGGCTGATGTGATGAGGCATGCTGCGGATGTTGATGATGAGCAATATCTCAGAGATTACGAAGAATTATCCCGATTGCAAACAGAAAATGACATTTTAAGAGAAATGCTGATGATATCTAAGAGTTCATTTGGATGA